The following DNA comes from Nicotiana sylvestris chromosome 10, ASM39365v2, whole genome shotgun sequence.
agggatcaatacgaatggtttaaaggtgggattagggataacgtaACCttggtgcgatctaagtgagttgtACTTAAGGCTAGCTAgcataattcgggagaatatgtctagtatattattgtaattactcgggagagagttatgacagttagagtgctcatgatcgatagagaagacttaggcaaatttatagcaaaCATAGCGGAAAGGATTCCAACAATATGGGAAATCAGAACCTTAGATTATTCTAATTTTCTTGTCTACAACCCGTTCGTAGTTAGTTCTTAATTATTGTATTTTCATTACATAATATTTAGTTAGTAAACACCCAATCTATTACTTAAATATTTCTGAGGATTGAATACGTGAATTTGTGTGAGTTCATagctgtgattgataggttaattccctgtgggattcgactccggacttgttaaccagaatatatttgcaacgaccattttgtcctttttataaggcatagttgggcctgatcaaattttggcatcatTGCCGGGGAATTAATGGTGTTATTAATTGCAGCTAAAAGAAGTGCTAAAATTCTTAGCATAGTCAATTTCTTCAATTTAAACCAagtacattgaaattttaacgtttgtagTCTTGGGTGTTACAGGTGAATGCCTAGAAACTCCTCAAGAACTGGTGAATTGTTcaaagcattatcagatcctgaGAAAGTTTTCAAGTCACTAAATCATGCAAACAAGAAAGGcaaatagcaacagaacaaaTTGAACCAGACATGGATGACAGTAGAaaatccaaacaatagaaacaatgtGAATGGCCCGAGTGCCTCTTGTGCCAGAAGCAACATtgtatgactgggcacaacccaccgCCGACAATCTAGCAACCGCAATTGCAATACCTCAGATACAAGCAGAATCATTTCAAATCACAAATAACATGCTACATTTGTTGTAGAACAAGAGACTGTTCTCAGGGTCATACGTTAAAGAACCTCAGCAACATGTGAAGAATTTCCTATCGATATGTGCCACGCAAAGGAACTATAATGTGACACCAAAAGCAATaaggttgttgttgtttccattctcagtgacggGAGTAGCTTAGACATGGCTTAGTTCACTCCCCATAaactccatcactacttgggaggaattagtcaagcaatttgtgaataAATTCTACCCACCCAATAAGACTGCCCAACAAATTGATCAGATATTGAGCTTCAGACAGAAACCAACAAAGACATTACAAGAAATGTGGGAGAGGTTAAAGGGTATGCTGGTTAAGTGTCCACATCATGGAATTCCGGAGTAGATGTTGGGGTAGAGGTTTTACATTGGATTGGCAGATAGCTTGAAGGCCAATGTTGATGTTTCAGcaggtggagcatttttgagccaAACATTCAGAGTAAGAAAGATCCTACTTGACAAGATGGCCCAAAACTCAAGATGGATGACAAGAGACTCTCCAATCACTCCTGTAGTTCACTCAGTGGCTTTAGACCCAACTAACTCCATATctgaaaatatggccactctAGTGACAAGTGAGTATCCTCACCAAAAAGATTAATGAATCAGTCTAGAAGCAGCATGTACACATAGTTGATGCAACTAATGGGGGCTTATGTACATCATGCATTAATCAACCATATGTTTGCTCGTGGAGTGCAGATGGTGACAACCAGCAATATCAGGAAAATATGAACTATGTGGCCACATGTGGGGGACAGAAGcaaggtggtcagaattggggtcATCAGAATCAATAATATAGACCAGCTTAGCagtagtacaacaacaacaacaatcttgGGGCTATGCGACCACAAGGTTAAGTGGTGCCTTACCAAAGGCAATAGGCTTACAACCAACAAAATCAGCAATAGGCTTATCAACAACCTTAACAACAACATATTGTGAGACACAATGATGGGTTTGCTAAACTTAAGGGGATGATGTAACAATTGATTGGGTCCACTGGAAAAATAACTAAAAGAGTAGACTCATATGAATCAGCgataaacaatattgagattcaatTAGGACAGATTTTGATGGCTTTAAATAATTGTCCCCAAGGGATGATACCTGTAGACACAAAAATTAATCAAAAGGAGCAGGGCCCGAAACAGCTTATGGCAGTGAGTCTATAAAATGGTAGGGACCTAGATCTGGAGTAAGAAATTTCTCGTGAAAGCCAAACTACTAAAACACTGGTGCTAATACCCATTGAGATAGATGATTCAACAGGGTTAATTGAGGGGATGGTACAAAATGCACAAGAGAACACCAACAAAGAAAAAGAGGTTGCAAGGGAAACTTATGTAGCACAGGAAACGACAGTAGAAGCAGTGCCTGAAcaagaaaaaaatcaaatcacAGGAAAGAAGTGACCTCCAACACCATTCCCACAGAGATTGACCAAATATCAAAAAGATGAGCAGTAcgagaaattcttggagatgttgaagcaaattcaggtaaatattccattaaTTGACGCTTTAAAGGAAatgcctggttatgcaaaaatgatgaaggacatGATGTCTCGTAAGTTCGACTTTCAATACTTGACCAAGGTTACACTGACTCAGACATGTAGTGCTATTGTGACGAGACCCATAGTTGAGAAGCTATCTGACCCAGGGAGTTTCACAATCCCATGCACAATAGGCAACTATGCGTTTGCTAAGGCACTATGTGACTTAGGGGTAAGCATAAACTTGATGCCCCTAGCTATCTACAAAAGGTTgggcattggaagagctagacccacgtcCATGTTACTACAGCTGGCTGACCGGACAATAAAGAGGCCCTCTGGTATTCTTGATGATGTATTAGTACAGGTTGGGAAGTTTGTGTTCCTAGCAGATTTTGTCATTCTTGATTGTCGGGTTGACGAgaaaattcccataattttgggaagaccattcttggcaACTGGGATAGCTCTAATTGACTGTGCAACTGGAGAGCTCAAAATGAGATTAAATGATGAAGAAATAACAATCAATGTGTAGAAATCTATGCGGGACCAAGTGAATTTGGTAATTGCTCTTTAATAGATGTTGTGGATATAATTTTGGAGGAGGAAGATGAGACATTTAACATTAAAGACCCTCTAGCAGCCTGTCTCATGAACTTAGATGAAGCCAATGTAGAAGACTTGGCAGAGTGGGTACTTGCTCTTGAATGATAAGATTTTTAGAAAAGGGAGCTCGAATTTGAGCCTTTACACttagagaaaagaaaaactcctccagctaagccatcAATAGAAGAGCCGCCAAAGTTGGAACTGAAGCCACTACTACCTCATCTCAGGTATACCTTCTTAGGACCTAACTCAACTTTAcctattattatctcatctagtttgttagatgtgcaggcagaACAGTTTTTGCAGGTACTGACGGAGTGCAAGACTGCAATTGGTTGGACCATTGCAGACATTAAGGGTATCAGCCCGGCCTTCTATATGCATAAGATTTTGCTGGAAGATGGGCACAAACCTTCTAGAGAACATCACAGAAGGCTGAACCCTAACAtgaaagaagtggtgaagaaagaagtgattaagtggtTAGATGCAGGAATCATATTCCCCATCTCTAACAGCAATTGGGTCAGCCCAGTTCAGTGTGTGCAAAAAAGAGAGGTATGGCGATAGTGAAAAATGAGAATAACGAATTGATCTCTACACGAATAATCACAGGTTGGAGAATATGTATGCATTATATTAAGTTAAACTTGGCTACCCAGAAAGATCATTTACCTCTGCCATTCATTGTTCAAATGCTGGATCGATTGGCAGGGAGGTCCCATTTCTTCTTTCTAGATAGGTACTCAGGGTATAATCAGATCTCTATTGCCCTGTAGGATAGAGGGAAAACATCGTTCATCTGCCTTTATGGAATCTATGCTTTTTTGAGAATGCCATTTGGCCTATGAAATGTTCctgccacattccaaaggtgcataaTGGCCATCTTCACGGATATGGTAGAGGAAAtaatggaggttttcatggatgacttctcagtggtggggaactcATTCGATGATTGCCTTATGAACTTGAGAAGAGTATTGAAGAAGTGTATCGAGACGAATTTTGGTACTtaactgggaaaagtgccattttatggtacaagaaggtatagtgttggggcACCTAGTGTCGAGTAAAGGCATTGAGGTAGATCGTGCAAAGGTTGATGTGATAGAAAAGCTT
Coding sequences within:
- the LOC138879331 gene encoding uncharacterized protein, with protein sequence MLKQIQVNIPLIDALKEMPGYAKMMKDMMSRKFDFQYLTKVTLTQTCSAIVTRPIVEKLSDPGSFTIPCTIGNYAFAKALCDLGVSINLMPLAIYKRLGIGRARPTSMLLQLADRTIKRPSGILDDVLVQVGKFVFLADFVILDCRVDEKIPIILGRPFLATGIALIDYVVDIILEEEDETFNIKDPLAACLMNLDEANVEDLAEWAEQFLQVLTECKTAIGWTIADIKGISPAFYMHKILLEDGHKPSREHHRRLNPNMKEVVKKEVIKWLDAGIIFPISNSNWEQAFELMCDTSDYAVGVVLGQRKDKVMHPIYYASRTLSSAQLNYTMNEKEMLVVVFAFDKFRSYLIGSKVIVSTDHATLRYLIEKKESKPCLNRCVLLLQEFDLEIHDKTGTNNQVADHLSRLEGSEKKVEVEEILETFLYEQLLAMSLEEVP